CACTTTGCTCTTGAAGCAGTTGAacaaataaaggaatggaaaaacagGTGCTGACCCAGAGCTAGAGACAGCTGGTTGGTTGCCCTTCATTGAAAACCACACTGTCAACCCAGAGTCTTCAGGTTTGGGGCGCAGTTAAGCTGTGGGCCACCTTGTGTCGGCTCACTGTGTTTCCGGAGGCTTTATGACTGCACACTGGGGCTGCCTGAGACGCAGGTTTACATGTGAATTTAGCAGAAAAGTAAAGAGTGCTGAGtcacattttaaatgcaaatttggAGGAGGATTTGAAATGCTTTCATTAAGACACCAAAGCAGGACACTTGTAATACAGCGGTGCCAGGAGCAGACAACCCTGCCATTCTTTGGGGACGTAGATAAAATGGCTCCACCGTCCCCTGCTGAGAGCGAGCAGGCCATCAGCATCGCGGTGGCTGGGGCTCAGCTGCCTGACGTTTCTTTGGCCCCTGTACTGTGTTGATTTCACACCCTGGGCACAGCCAGACTGGCGGTGTCTTGAGAACATAGCCATGAAAAGATGGAGAAAGCAAACACAGTTTCTGTCTTGGAGAACCCCGTGGATTTAGATTCcgagtatgttttattttgttttggagagTTTTATTATGgatgtttttttctcccttcgtTGCAAAGACATTACAGAGCTAAACCCAAACCGCTGAGCCTATCAGGGCCTTGGAAAAGCATTTTGCCTGAAACTGGAGTTTTTCCTAATGAAGTGActtttctcttccatcttttttgtttgcttggttttctCGTAGGTCATTGGATTGCCCGCCCTCAGCACGATGGATCTGCATGTCTTCGACTACTCGGAGCCAGGGAACTTCTCGGACATCAGCTGGCCATGCAACAGCAGCGACTGCATCGTGGTGGACACGGTGATGTGCCCCAACATGCCCAACAAAAGTGTCCTGCTCTACACACTCGccttcatttacattttcatcttTGTCATCGGCATGATTGCCAACTCCGTGGTGGTCTGGGTGAACATCCAGGCCAAGACCACAGGCTACGACACGCACTGCTACATCCTGAACCTGGCCATCGCCGACCTGTGGGTTGTCCTCACCATCCCAGTCTGGGTGGTCAGCCTCGTGCAGCACAACCAGTGGCCCATGGGGGAGCTCACGTGCAAGGTCACACACCTCATCTTCTCCATCAACCTCTTCGGCAGCATCTTCTTCCTCACGTGCATGAGCGTGGACCGCTACCTCTCCATCACCTACTTCACCAACACCTCCAGCAGCAGGAAGAAGATGGTACGCCGTGTCGTCTGCGTCCTGGTGTGGCTGCTGGCCTTCTGCGTGTCTCTGCCAGACACCTACTACCTGAAGACCGTCACGTCTGCGTCCAACAATGAAACCTACTGCCGGTCCTTCTACCCTGAGCACAGCATCAAGGAGTGGCTGATCGGCATGGAGCTGGTCTCTGTGGTCTTGGGCTTCGCCGTTCCCTTTTCCGTCATCGCTGTCTTCTACTTCCTGCTGGCCAGAGCCATCTCGGCGTCAGGTGACCAGGAGAAGCACAGCAGCCGGAAGATCATCTTCTCCTACGTGGTGGTCTTCCTCGTCTGCTGGCTGCCCTACCACGTGGCGGTGCTGCTGGACATCTTCTCGATCCTGCACTACATCCCTTTCACCTGCCGGCTGGAGCACGCCCTCTTCACAGCCCTGCACGTCACACAGTGCCTGTCGCTGGTGCACTGCTGCGTTAACCCTGTCCTCTACAGCTTCATCAATCGCAACTACAGGTACGAGCTGATGAAGGCCTTCATCTTCAAATACTCGGCCAAAACCGGGCTCACCAAGCTCATCGATGCCTCCAGAGTCTCGGAAACGGAGTACTCTGCCTTGGAGCAGAGCACCAAATGATCCGCCCTGGAGAGGCTCTGGGACggggttgcttgtttttgaaCAGGGTGATGGGCCCTGTGGTTTTCTAGAGCAAAGCAAAGTAGCTTCGGGTCTTGATGCTTGAGTAACGTGAAGAGGGGAGCACGTGCCCCCCGCAtccattctctcttttctcttgacGACGCGGCTGTCGTTTGGCTGTACGTGCTGACAGTTTTGCAACAGGCAGAGCTGTGTCGTACAGCAGTGCTGTGCATCAGAGCCAGCTGAGGACGGGCTTGCCTGGACTTCTGTAAGATAGGattttctgtgtttcctgaattttttatacggtgatttgtatttaaattttaagacTTTATTTTCTCACTATTGGTGTACCTTATAAATGTATttgaaagttaaatatattttaaatattgtttggGAGGCATAGTGCTGACATATATTCAGAGTGTTGTAGTTTTAAGGTTAGCTTGACTTCAGTTTTGACTAAGGATGACACTAATTGTTAGctgttttgaaattatatatatatatataaatatatataaatatataaatatatgccaGTCTTGgctgaaatgttttatttaccATAGTTTTATATCTGTGTGGTGTTTCGTACCGGCACGGGATATGGAACGAAAACTGCTCTGTAATGCAGTTTGTGACGTTAATAGTATTGtaaagttacatttaaaaaaaacaaaaaactgttccGGACTGCAAATCTGTGCACACAATGAACAGTTGCATTTCAGAGAGTTCTCTCCAtttgtaagttattttttttaataaagatttttgtttcctaaaaatGCATCAAGTCTCAGTCTTAAAAGTGTGTTTTGGCACTTGAGTAGCATGCGTGGTAGTAATACATGAATATATGCGGCACACACAGGCCAACTGAATGAAGATTTTAGAAGAGTGCTACCGTAAAGCAAAAGCCACCAGGTTAACTTGTTTGaaatgatataaaaagaaaaacacctgaGCACACtgcatagttttttgttttttttttaaattttcaggcaATAACGTGTTTGGTAGCGGGGGATGATTGCTAGGGTCCAGCGAGATGGTCATGGAGAGAAGGCTGGCACAGAGAAGGTGCCACTTGCTGTCCAGACAGGAGAGTTTCAGGTTGCGGGCCTGGTATCCTCATCTCTACCACCTGTGTGCTTCCAGGGCCTGTGCAAAGCCCCTTAAATCTCCTCTGCTAAGGTAAACACCTCCAGGGGCAACACTTCCTATTCAAAGTCTTCATTTAAACTGTGCCAATCAGCTACCCTCTTGAGGCCCCACAAAGAGCGAATCCCCAGCTTATGCATGTCCTTACTAGTGGTTGGAAAGAGTGCTCTCAGAATGGCCAGTTCCTGCTGGGCCCTCTCTAACTCTACCTGGAGCCACAAGAATGGCGGAGACTTCAACAGACGAGTCAGCTGGGCAGGGGCTCAGAGAGGGGCTGGGCTCCCAGCACTGCCCTCACCACCTCTACCTCTGCCAAGACCTCTCTGCATAGAGAGCTGTTTGCCAACACAAAGGCAGTCCCAGATGCTCATCTGACCTGTGAGCCTGGGGGCTGCTGCTAGGTTGGAAAGCACCCTGTGCAAATCCTTGCCCCACAGACCCACAATGGGCAGCTCTGCAGTCCCCAGGGGCCCACAGACCGAGTCCACTGCAGGGGGCTCCTATTTCCTGCAAAGGGCTTCACAGCTTAGAGTTTTGAAACTAGGGCTGTAACTTACTGGAAATATGTTCTTGATGCACATGTACATCCTCAGGTGCACATACACGTGGTCTTCGGTGGGATTCTGATTCAATAACAATAATGTAGGTAGTAGGATAACAGCATACAAAGAGGCAAAGATACcaagaagaagggaaaatagGTAGGATGGCAACATGAAATTGGGAAAGTTCTCGACCTAAATATGTGTTCCTTGACAATAAAAATGGATTACATGTTTGCTGTGAGCCTTCTAGGCGTCAAGTTCAGGCAGAAATACATTTCTCCAGTAGTAAATtcaaagtggggagggggagggggcatCGACTGCAATCCACACGCTCAGCCGTGCAACAGATGGAACTGTAAAAAGGCATTCAACTGAATTGCTGTGCTGAACTGCCATCGCAGTCCATCCAGCGGTCTCTCCCACCCCCTTACCCTGGAATTTCAGTAGGCTCCCGGGGGCTAACAgtgctggggtgggtgggggtctTTCAGGCTTGTCTGTCGACCTGGATGTCTGAGACGGCCACTGCCTGTGCCTTCTGCAGGGCTCCTCTGCCACCCCTGTTCCTGTGGCTCTGGCTGCTGTTTTTGCCTCGCTGGACGGTGAGACTGGTTTggcccttttctgtttttctgctgCTCTGCAGCCCGGGGCTCTCCCAGCTGCCTCCTCCCACACTGCagtggaggggcagggagggagggtgacACTGAACCAGACCCGGACTCACCAGGCGGCACCCTCTGCTTTGGGGGGATTTTCCGTCTCCCACAGGGCCCAGGGCACCGTGGCCTGCTGTCCCAGACCCTCCGACGTCCCTGGGGTCTGCTGTCTGCAGGGGCAGGCTCCAGCTCGGAAATGCTCCAGTGACtgtgttctctctcttccttctagAAATCCCCTTCTTTGTCCTGCCTGGGGCTGGAAGAGTTGCTGGTTTATTCCCAGTTATCTGGACTCaaaatctctttcctttgatTTCCACTGCAGGGTCCTTCCCTGGAGCCAGGAGGGATAACAGAGGCTGGGTCAAGGGGTAGAGTGTCCTGAGGGGAGGGGAGTtaatactgaaaaaaagaaattcagcccCACCCTATGACTGTGGtgcagaggaggcagagagaataGTGAGCCGTGTTTGGATATGGGGTGGGCCTTGAGGGGAGGAGGGATGGACAGGAGACCCCTGGCTCTCCTCAAATCCAGGGACTAGAGGGCCTGCAGTGCTGCCGTGGGAGGGTCGTTCTTTGGTGTCCTTTTCTCTGGACAGATCTTCCAAGACACCCGCCTCCTGATGTGGTAAGAAAGCTGTTAGCACCATGACCTTGGACCCCAGGAAGGAAGTCTGGAGCTCCAGGCAGAGTGGGACCTCAGAGTTGGGAGAAAAGCAGTTTTGACTTTCTTGACGGTGCTTCCTGGATCCTTCTCCCACCCCAGGGAGAGGGGaacattttcttctccattcctgTCTAATACTCTGCTCCTGTTTCATGGTTGAAATGCCCAAGGCATGGCAGGCGGTGGGCAGCGGAAGGCCACCCCCAGCAGCCCGGATGGCAGCCCGTCATCGGTGAGTCATTGTTAAATGCTTTCCATCTGGTTCAACGTACGAGCTGCTAACCTTGATTGTACCCTGGGTTCCGTgcaagtgaagaagaaaaataatgctgCTCAAAAGGCCAGATGGAAAATAATCTGGGCACACAGGAATACAATCTATTTGCTGGCCGATGGCTTTTGGTCCTTCCAAGAGTCTTGCAGCAACCTGGG
This region of Theropithecus gelada isolate Dixy chromosome 12, Tgel_1.0, whole genome shotgun sequence genomic DNA includes:
- the ACKR3 gene encoding atypical chemokine receptor 3 isoform X1, encoding MKRHPEWSRKLLRIFVIGLPALSTMDLHVFDYSEPGNFSDISWPCNSSDCIVVDTVMCPNMPNKSVLLYTLAFIYIFIFVIGMIANSVVVWVNIQAKTTGYDTHCYILNLAIADLWVVLTIPVWVVSLVQHNQWPMGELTCKVTHLIFSINLFGSIFFLTCMSVDRYLSITYFTNTSSSRKKMVRRVVCVLVWLLAFCVSLPDTYYLKTVTSASNNETYCRSFYPEHSIKEWLIGMELVSVVLGFAVPFSVIAVFYFLLARAISASGDQEKHSSRKIIFSYVVVFLVCWLPYHVAVLLDIFSILHYIPFTCRLEHALFTALHVTQCLSLVHCCVNPVLYSFINRNYRYELMKAFIFKYSAKTGLTKLIDASRVSETEYSALEQSTK
- the ACKR3 gene encoding atypical chemokine receptor 3 isoform X2; this translates as MDLHVFDYSEPGNFSDISWPCNSSDCIVVDTVMCPNMPNKSVLLYTLAFIYIFIFVIGMIANSVVVWVNIQAKTTGYDTHCYILNLAIADLWVVLTIPVWVVSLVQHNQWPMGELTCKVTHLIFSINLFGSIFFLTCMSVDRYLSITYFTNTSSSRKKMVRRVVCVLVWLLAFCVSLPDTYYLKTVTSASNNETYCRSFYPEHSIKEWLIGMELVSVVLGFAVPFSVIAVFYFLLARAISASGDQEKHSSRKIIFSYVVVFLVCWLPYHVAVLLDIFSILHYIPFTCRLEHALFTALHVTQCLSLVHCCVNPVLYSFINRNYRYELMKAFIFKYSAKTGLTKLIDASRVSETEYSALEQSTK